One genomic window of Niveibacterium sp. SC-1 includes the following:
- a CDS encoding TIGR00730 family Rossman fold protein — protein MTLTSLCVYCGSRPGKRPEYLAAAAELGALMAQRGITLVYGGASVGLMGRVADAALEAGGKVIGVIPQKLDAKEVAHQRLTELHVVDSMHTRKAMMAKYSDAFVALPGGIGTLEELFEVWTWLQLGYHNKPVGVLNTRGYWNDLLGFLDQTQEEGFVGSETRNLLQVADTPAAMLDLLGRWRAPSRTQWMGPGET, from the coding sequence ATGACATTGACTTCCCTCTGTGTGTATTGCGGATCGCGCCCGGGCAAGCGCCCGGAATACCTGGCTGCTGCCGCCGAACTGGGTGCCTTGATGGCGCAGCGCGGCATCACCCTGGTCTATGGCGGCGCCAGCGTCGGCCTCATGGGTCGGGTGGCCGATGCGGCCCTGGAGGCCGGTGGCAAGGTGATCGGGGTGATCCCCCAGAAGCTCGACGCCAAGGAAGTGGCGCACCAGCGGCTCACCGAACTGCATGTCGTGGATTCCATGCACACCCGCAAGGCCATGATGGCGAAGTACTCGGATGCCTTCGTCGCGCTGCCCGGCGGCATCGGCACCCTGGAGGAACTCTTCGAGGTGTGGACCTGGCTGCAGCTGGGCTATCACAACAAGCCGGTGGGCGTGCTCAACACCCGGGGCTACTGGAACGACCTGCTGGGCTTCCTCGACCAGACGCAGGAAGAAGGCTTCGTCGGCAGCGAGACCCGCAACCTGCTGCAGGTCGCCGACACGCCGGCCGCGATGCTGGATCTGCTGGGCCGCTGGCGCGCGCCCAGCCGCACGCAGTGGATGGGCCCGGGCGAGACCTGA